From a single Kitasatospora azatica KCTC 9699 genomic region:
- a CDS encoding ABC transporter permease, with translation MTTATTAPVTAPTTTAAAYPDADGRIGLRGHLRHIGALTRRNLMRIKADPESMFDAVLMPIIFTVLFVYVFGGAISSQGQYKQWLIPGLLGTTGMNLAMAVGTGLNTDFQTGVMDRFRTLPIGRSSVLIGKMLAEACRGLVSYAVLISFALILGLQLKTGVLGVLGAVGLSLLFGMSLVWISMLLGLVLRSAQAVQGIGMLVLMPLQFGSSIFAPPSTMPGWLQAFTKYNPLSNLADACRNLINGGPLAHSVTLVLIWSVGITAITAPLAVARFRKRT, from the coding sequence ATGACCACCGCCACCACCGCCCCCGTCACCGCCCCCACCACCACGGCCGCCGCCTACCCGGACGCGGACGGCCGGATCGGGCTGCGCGGCCACCTGCGCCATATCGGCGCACTGACCCGGCGCAACCTGATGCGGATCAAGGCCGACCCGGAGTCGATGTTCGACGCGGTGCTGATGCCGATCATCTTCACCGTGCTCTTCGTCTACGTCTTCGGCGGCGCCATCTCCAGTCAGGGGCAGTACAAGCAGTGGCTGATCCCGGGTCTGCTCGGCACCACCGGGATGAACCTGGCGATGGCGGTCGGCACCGGGCTCAACACCGACTTCCAGACCGGGGTGATGGACCGTTTCCGGACCCTGCCGATCGGGCGCTCCTCGGTGCTGATCGGCAAGATGCTGGCCGAGGCCTGCCGTGGACTGGTCTCCTACGCGGTGCTGATCAGCTTCGCGCTGATACTCGGACTGCAGTTGAAGACCGGGGTGCTCGGGGTACTCGGCGCGGTCGGCCTCTCGCTGCTCTTCGGGATGTCGCTGGTCTGGATCTCGATGCTGCTCGGACTGGTGCTGCGCAGTGCCCAGGCCGTCCAGGGGATCGGCATGCTGGTGCTGATGCCGCTGCAGTTCGGCAGCTCGATCTTCGCACCGCCGAGCACCATGCCCGGCTGGCTGCAGGCCTTCACCAAGTACAACCCGCTCTCCAACCTGGCCGACGCCTGCCGCAACCTGATCAACGGCGGACCGCTGGCCCACTCGGTCACCCTGGTGCTGATCTGGTCGGTGGGGATCACCGCGATCACCGCCCCGCTCGCCGTCGCCCGGTTCCGCAAGCGGACCTGA
- a CDS encoding AfsR/SARP family transcriptional regulator, translated as MHYGILGTTTATHDDGTPVPLGGARLRALLAALVLRQGAPVPAEALVAEVWEAEPPQDSAAALQTLVGRLRRTIGRDAVGSGPGGYWLTEGASDLTRFQELTASGRKALAAGDPQAAADQLGAALALWRGPALADLPDRAGSAVRLEAQRAEARRARITAELALGRAAELVAELAGLCADHPLDEPLHLLWIRALQRSGRSAEALERYEQLRRALAEQLGADPGAELRAAHQELLSQQLPGQEHDGQAQVGYQQVGHQSQLPVREPQAAPRRTDEQRSTDGLRPTGNLRARLTSFVGREQDLSALGELIGASRLITLIGPGGSGKTRLSVEAGRLAQRDPAGQAHWPDGVWQIELAPLEDPAAVPDAVLSALGLRSTQLHQKMPDGPVDPVRRIVEHCGRARMLLLLDNCEHLIQAAAELADQLLAECPGLSILATSREPLGVPGEALLPVEPLPDPIALRLLGERGAAARPGFDPADDPAACAEICRRLDGLPLAIELAAARLRSMTPRQLADRLDGRFALLTGGSRVLLPRQQTLRAVVDWSWELLDERERAVLRRLSVFAGGCTLEDAEQVCADGTSVRAGEVAELLFSLVDKSLVVAGLNPQGPPRYWMLETIHEYAVERLAEAAEPQTADRHLAAFRELVREAELNLHGNQQVRLLGVLEREQDNVRAALRHAVATGAEQDALVLLLGMTWFWMLRDYRAEARTWVDQVCAMHEDPFAEGAPAPEPIDRLPLEYSLPWSDAVLQEARRQARIFQLVSRFEGDMEVIGDPELVERAPRIIAAYHGGLPQTYSYPPMLRIFACFLAGQAEQMREMLDDAVAGCRRYGRDSELAWALQLRAKMSNDQVGGLEQARKDGDEAMETYARLGDTWGMSEALAAQAETAGFSGDSAAAAAAYRRSIELAGELGASQDVPQLTVRLGEAMLDQDPEEAERLIRQGLAAAVRGGQRADGTLVYGHSLLAALHSHRGDYPAALAELAALKKDQNQLGRGAPGLTSALVACGESLVLARSGEVDQGVERLRHGLRRLAEVPETAAVFTQHVTLLLIPLIAGVLLIRAERDGDRVPARRAALLVGAHGGRLGVQGSFLERLEAATREAALNRLLGEAEVERLKAEGRGLSWEETTALLDVLVEEL; from the coding sequence GTGCACTACGGCATCCTCGGCACCACGACCGCGACCCACGACGACGGCACCCCGGTTCCGCTCGGCGGCGCCCGGCTGCGCGCGCTGCTCGCCGCCCTGGTGCTGCGCCAGGGCGCGCCGGTACCGGCCGAGGCGCTGGTGGCCGAAGTCTGGGAGGCCGAGCCGCCGCAGGACTCCGCCGCCGCCCTGCAGACCCTGGTCGGCCGGCTGCGGCGCACCATCGGCCGCGACGCGGTCGGCTCGGGGCCCGGCGGCTACTGGCTGACCGAGGGCGCCAGCGATCTGACCCGCTTTCAGGAACTCACCGCGAGCGGCCGCAAGGCGCTGGCCGCGGGCGATCCGCAGGCGGCGGCCGACCAGTTGGGCGCGGCGCTGGCACTGTGGCGCGGCCCGGCGCTGGCCGACCTGCCCGACCGGGCGGGCAGCGCGGTGCGGCTGGAGGCGCAGCGGGCCGAGGCCCGGCGGGCCCGGATCACCGCCGAGCTGGCGCTGGGCCGGGCCGCCGAGCTGGTCGCCGAGCTGGCCGGGCTCTGCGCCGACCACCCGCTGGACGAGCCGCTGCACCTGCTCTGGATCCGCGCACTGCAGCGCAGCGGGCGCAGCGCCGAGGCGCTGGAGCGATACGAGCAGCTGCGCCGCGCGCTGGCCGAGCAGCTGGGCGCCGACCCGGGCGCCGAGCTGCGCGCCGCGCACCAGGAGCTGCTCAGCCAGCAGCTCCCCGGCCAGGAGCACGACGGCCAGGCGCAGGTGGGCTACCAGCAGGTGGGCCACCAGTCGCAGCTGCCGGTCCGCGAGCCCCAGGCGGCCCCGAGGCGCACCGATGAGCAGCGCTCCACCGATGGCCTGCGCCCCACCGGCAACCTGCGCGCCCGCCTGACCAGCTTCGTCGGCCGCGAGCAGGACCTCAGCGCACTCGGCGAGCTGATCGGCGCCTCCCGCCTGATCACCCTGATCGGCCCCGGCGGCTCCGGCAAGACCCGCCTCTCGGTGGAGGCCGGCCGGCTCGCCCAGCGGGATCCGGCCGGGCAGGCGCACTGGCCGGACGGTGTCTGGCAGATCGAGCTGGCCCCGTTGGAGGACCCGGCCGCGGTACCCGACGCGGTGCTCTCCGCGCTGGGCCTGCGCTCCACCCAGCTGCACCAGAAGATGCCCGACGGCCCGGTGGACCCGGTGCGCCGGATCGTCGAGCACTGCGGCCGGGCCCGGATGCTGCTGCTGCTCGACAACTGCGAGCACCTCATCCAGGCCGCCGCCGAGCTGGCCGACCAGCTGCTCGCCGAGTGCCCGGGGCTGTCCATCCTGGCCACCAGCCGCGAGCCGCTGGGTGTGCCCGGCGAGGCCCTGCTGCCGGTGGAGCCGCTGCCGGACCCGATAGCGCTGCGGCTGCTCGGCGAGCGTGGCGCCGCTGCCCGGCCCGGCTTCGACCCGGCCGACGACCCGGCCGCCTGCGCCGAGATCTGCCGCCGACTGGACGGCCTGCCGCTGGCGATCGAACTGGCCGCCGCCCGGCTGCGCAGCATGACGCCCCGTCAGCTGGCCGATCGGCTGGACGGCCGGTTCGCCCTGCTGACCGGCGGCAGCCGGGTGCTGCTGCCCCGTCAGCAGACGCTGCGCGCGGTGGTCGACTGGAGCTGGGAGCTGCTGGACGAACGCGAGCGCGCGGTGCTGCGCCGACTCTCGGTGTTCGCCGGCGGCTGCACCCTGGAGGACGCCGAACAGGTCTGCGCCGACGGTACGTCGGTGCGCGCCGGCGAGGTCGCCGAGCTGCTCTTCTCGCTGGTCGACAAGTCGCTGGTGGTGGCCGGCCTCAACCCGCAGGGGCCGCCGCGGTACTGGATGCTGGAGACGATCCACGAGTACGCCGTCGAGCGGCTGGCCGAGGCCGCGGAGCCGCAGACCGCCGACCGGCACCTGGCGGCCTTCCGCGAGCTGGTCCGTGAGGCCGAGCTCAACCTGCACGGGAACCAACAGGTGCGGCTGCTCGGCGTATTGGAGCGCGAGCAGGACAACGTCCGGGCCGCGCTGCGCCATGCGGTGGCCACCGGCGCCGAGCAGGACGCGCTGGTGCTGCTGCTCGGCATGACCTGGTTCTGGATGCTGCGGGACTACCGGGCGGAGGCCCGGACCTGGGTGGACCAGGTCTGCGCCATGCACGAGGACCCGTTCGCAGAAGGCGCGCCGGCCCCCGAGCCGATCGACCGCCTGCCGCTGGAGTACTCGTTGCCGTGGTCGGACGCGGTGCTTCAGGAAGCCCGCCGGCAGGCCCGGATCTTCCAGCTGGTCTCCCGCTTCGAGGGGGACATGGAGGTGATCGGCGACCCCGAGCTGGTGGAGCGCGCGCCGCGGATCATCGCCGCCTACCACGGCGGGCTGCCGCAGACCTACAGCTACCCGCCGATGCTGCGGATCTTCGCCTGCTTCCTGGCGGGGCAGGCCGAGCAGATGCGGGAAATGCTGGACGACGCGGTGGCGGGCTGCCGCCGGTACGGCCGCGACAGCGAGCTGGCCTGGGCGCTGCAACTGCGCGCCAAGATGTCCAACGACCAGGTCGGCGGCCTGGAGCAGGCCCGCAAGGACGGCGACGAGGCGATGGAGACCTACGCCCGGCTCGGCGACACCTGGGGGATGTCGGAGGCCCTGGCCGCCCAGGCCGAGACGGCCGGCTTCTCCGGCGACTCCGCCGCCGCGGCCGCCGCCTACCGCCGGTCGATCGAGCTGGCCGGCGAGCTGGGCGCGTCGCAGGACGTGCCGCAGCTCACCGTGCGGCTGGGCGAGGCGATGCTGGACCAGGACCCGGAGGAGGCCGAGCGGCTGATCCGGCAGGGCCTGGCCGCCGCCGTCCGGGGCGGCCAGCGGGCCGACGGCACCCTGGTCTACGGGCACAGCCTGCTCGCCGCGCTGCACTCCCACCGCGGCGACTACCCGGCCGCGCTGGCCGAGCTGGCCGCGCTGAAGAAGGACCAGAACCAACTGGGCCGCGGCGCGCCCGGGCTGACCAGCGCGCTGGTGGCCTGTGGCGAGAGTCTGGTGCTGGCCCGCAGCGGGGAGGTGGACCAAGGCGTCGAGCGGCTGCGCCATGGGCTGCGCCGGCTGGCCGAGGTCCCCGAGACGGCCGCCGTCTTCACCCAGCACGTCACGCTGCTGCTGATCCCGCTGATCGCCGGGGTGCTGCTGATCCGCGCCGAGCGGGACGGTGATCGGGTGCCGGCCCGCCGGGCCGCTCTGCTGGTGGGTGCGCACGGCGGCCGGCTGGGCGTCCAGGGCAGCTTCCTGGAACGGCTGGAGGCGGCCACCCGGGAGGCGGCGCTGAACCGGCTGCTGGGCGAGGCCGAGGTCGAGCGGCTCAAGGCCGAGGGCCGCGGCCTCTCCTGGGAGGAGACCACGGCCCTGCTGGACGTGCTGGTGGAAGAGCTCTGA
- a CDS encoding daunorubicin resistance protein DrrA family ABC transporter ATP-binding protein — protein sequence MTTKTAHAVEARGIVKHFGDTKALDGVDLTVRQGTVLGVLGPNGAGKTTLIRVLSTLIKPDAGTAVVGGYDVLRQPKQLRRTIGLTGQYASVDELLSGAENLYLIGRLLDLSGKEAKARATELLERFSLTEAAGRPAKTYSGGMRRRLDLAASMIGRPRVLYLDEPTTGLDPRTRNEVWDEVQRMVAEGATVLLTTQYMEEAEQLATDLTVIDRGQVIANGTVDGLKAQVGGRTLQIRPTHPAELSEMARCLAESGISGATHSVETGRLAVPISREEQLTAVIGVLGTRGFGIAAIDTKVPSLDEVFLAITGKQPTDTPAGKQPTDTPAGQEAQR from the coding sequence ACAACGAAGACCGCCCATGCTGTCGAAGCCCGGGGCATCGTCAAGCACTTCGGTGACACCAAGGCCCTGGACGGGGTGGACCTGACGGTCCGCCAGGGCACCGTGCTCGGCGTGCTCGGCCCGAACGGGGCCGGAAAGACCACGCTGATCCGAGTGCTCTCCACGCTGATCAAGCCCGACGCCGGCACCGCCGTGGTCGGCGGCTACGACGTACTGCGCCAGCCCAAGCAGCTGCGCCGCACGATCGGCCTCACCGGCCAGTACGCCTCGGTGGACGAACTGCTCTCCGGCGCCGAGAACCTCTACCTGATCGGCCGACTGCTCGACCTGTCCGGCAAGGAGGCCAAGGCCCGCGCCACCGAGCTGCTGGAGCGCTTCTCGCTCACCGAGGCCGCCGGCCGCCCGGCCAAGACCTACTCCGGCGGGATGCGCCGACGCCTCGACCTGGCCGCGAGCATGATCGGCCGCCCCCGGGTGCTCTACCTGGACGAGCCCACCACCGGCCTGGACCCGCGCACCCGCAACGAGGTCTGGGACGAGGTGCAGCGGATGGTCGCCGAAGGCGCCACCGTGCTGCTCACCACCCAGTACATGGAGGAGGCCGAGCAGTTGGCCACCGACCTGACCGTGATCGACCGCGGCCAGGTGATCGCCAACGGCACGGTGGACGGGCTGAAGGCCCAGGTCGGCGGCCGCACCCTGCAGATCCGCCCGACCCACCCGGCCGAACTGTCCGAGATGGCCCGCTGCCTGGCCGAGAGCGGGATCAGCGGCGCGACCCACTCGGTGGAGACCGGCCGGCTCGCGGTACCGATCAGCCGCGAGGAGCAGCTGACCGCCGTGATCGGGGTGCTCGGCACCCGCGGCTTCGGCATCGCCGCCATCGACACCAAGGTGCCCAGCCTGGACGAGGTCTTCCTGGCGATCACCGGCAAGCAGCCCACCGACACCCCGGCCGGCAAGCAGCCCACCGACACCCCGGCCGGCCAGGAGGCCCAGCGATGA